A stretch of Paludisphaera borealis DNA encodes these proteins:
- a CDS encoding polymorphic toxin-type HINT domain-containing protein produces the protein MVSALVLGWALGVAVAVALEPEAAKPPGSDLIAYEAAKAGAGRDADAHVALALWCEAHGMPAEKATHLARAVLIDPSHAKARGLLGYVKHEGKWLRPEEVSRAVEDSPESRALFREYQERRVKARDKADDQYRLAQWCDEHGLAQQATAHFHRVVELDPGREGALRKLGFKKVSGHWIKPEMLAAAKAEREAQAKADKLWRSRLAHLKDDLSGRDKAKKAEALEAIAKIDDPRAVPMVWNALALGEERWQRLALQIFSQIDSPGSSIALATMAVFHPSIELRSQASQVLLRRDPRSFAGELIGLLRDEIEYKVRAVNGPGSQGELLIKGKGANVDRVYRPMQGPILAPGDWLSIDDYGMLIANRYLGATTTRSTTYNAAPAADVPASVVAANVAPQLAPYLEKSGLPTQMAPAAPSAGAPWPQAPAAGSYVFGGYKGIGFRYTPSYSYDMYTKTTTTAETLKIPIGWMMMQARESAAVAQQQLSDDVRELDAYNASLREVNDRALTVLRSVSGSDPGPKRESWDKWFVDLQGYAFRSQTQPEPEPPTIVEEVPINYQPIPLGGTVSSSLPTSSVTRSHQVVAANVSSTMPFHSCFAAATMVKTLRGGRPIESIRPGDQVLTQDTAKGSFQYRPVVTAYHNPPNETYRLNLGKESIVATGIHRFWKAGHGWIMAREVKPGDRLRTIGGAAEVVAVTKDQVQPVFNLQLDGGDDFCVGELGVIAHDNSFVNPVERPFDGVPALADLGTSRKP, from the coding sequence ATGGTTTCCGCATTGGTTTTGGGTTGGGCGTTGGGCGTTGCAGTTGCAGTTGCATTGGAACCCGAAGCCGCGAAGCCGCCCGGCTCGGACCTGATCGCCTACGAGGCGGCGAAGGCGGGGGCCGGCCGCGACGCCGACGCCCACGTCGCGCTGGCCCTCTGGTGCGAGGCCCACGGCATGCCGGCCGAGAAGGCGACGCACCTGGCGCGGGCCGTCTTGATCGACCCGTCCCACGCCAAGGCCCGGGGGCTGCTCGGTTATGTGAAGCATGAAGGCAAATGGCTGCGGCCCGAGGAGGTCAGCCGCGCCGTCGAGGACTCGCCCGAGAGTCGGGCGCTGTTCCGGGAGTACCAGGAGCGCCGCGTCAAGGCGCGCGACAAGGCCGACGACCAGTACAGGCTTGCGCAGTGGTGCGACGAGCACGGCCTGGCGCAGCAGGCGACGGCCCACTTCCACCGCGTCGTCGAGCTCGACCCCGGCCGAGAGGGGGCGCTACGGAAGCTGGGGTTCAAGAAGGTCTCCGGCCATTGGATCAAACCCGAGATGCTGGCCGCGGCCAAGGCCGAGCGCGAGGCGCAGGCCAAGGCCGACAAGCTCTGGAGATCCCGGCTTGCGCACCTCAAGGACGATCTGAGCGGCCGCGACAAGGCGAAGAAGGCCGAGGCTCTTGAAGCCATCGCCAAGATCGACGACCCCCGCGCCGTGCCGATGGTGTGGAACGCCTTGGCGCTGGGTGAGGAGCGTTGGCAGCGGCTCGCGCTTCAGATCTTCAGCCAGATCGATTCCCCGGGCTCGTCGATCGCCCTGGCGACGATGGCCGTATTCCATCCTTCCATCGAGCTGCGGTCGCAGGCGTCTCAAGTCTTGCTCCGTCGCGATCCTCGCAGCTTCGCCGGGGAGCTGATCGGCCTGCTGCGAGACGAGATCGAATACAAGGTCAGGGCCGTCAACGGACCGGGTTCTCAAGGCGAGCTCTTGATCAAGGGGAAAGGCGCCAATGTCGATCGCGTGTACAGGCCGATGCAGGGGCCCATTCTGGCGCCCGGCGATTGGTTGAGCATCGACGATTATGGGATGCTCATCGCCAACCGCTACCTCGGCGCCACCACCACGCGGTCGACCACCTACAACGCGGCTCCGGCCGCCGACGTGCCGGCTTCGGTCGTCGCCGCGAACGTCGCCCCTCAGTTGGCGCCGTACCTGGAGAAGTCGGGACTGCCGACCCAGATGGCTCCGGCGGCCCCGTCGGCGGGGGCGCCGTGGCCGCAGGCCCCCGCGGCTGGCTCCTATGTCTTCGGTGGGTACAAGGGAATTGGGTTCAGATACACGCCCTCCTACTCTTACGATATGTACACCAAGACGACGACCACGGCCGAGACCCTGAAGATCCCGATCGGCTGGATGATGATGCAGGCCCGGGAGTCGGCCGCGGTGGCGCAGCAGCAACTGTCGGACGACGTCCGGGAGCTCGACGCGTACAACGCCTCGCTTCGGGAGGTCAACGACCGCGCCCTCACGGTCCTGAGGTCGGTGAGCGGGAGCGACCCGGGGCCGAAGCGCGAATCGTGGGATAAATGGTTCGTCGACCTCCAAGGGTACGCATTTCGATCCCAGACCCAGCCCGAGCCGGAACCGCCGACGATCGTCGAGGAGGTCCCGATCAACTACCAACCGATCCCCTTGGGGGGCACTGTGAGTTCATCTTTGCCCACCAGCAGCGTGACTCGATCGCATCAGGTCGTGGCGGCCAACGTGAGCAGCACGATGCCTTTCCACTCCTGCTTCGCGGCGGCGACCATGGTCAAAACCTTGCGAGGCGGCCGGCCGATCGAATCGATCCGCCCAGGCGATCAGGTGCTGACGCAGGACACCGCGAAAGGAAGCTTCCAGTACCGTCCGGTAGTCACGGCGTACCACAACCCGCCGAACGAGACTTACCGGCTCAACCTGGGCAAGGAGTCGATCGTCGCCACCGGCATCCACCGGTTCTGGAAGGCGGGACATGGCTGGATCATGGCTCGCGAGGTCAAGCCGGGTGATCGGCTGCGGACGATCGGCGGGGCCGCCGAGGTCGTCGCCGTGACGAAGGATCAGGTCCAGCCGGTGTTCAACCTCCAGCTCGACGGCGGCGACGACTTCTGCGTCGGCGAGCTCGGGGTGATCGCGCACGACAACAGCTTCGTCAACCCGGTCGAGCGTCCGTTCGACGGCGTCCCGGCTCTGGCCGATCTGGGGACGTCGCGCAAGCCTTGA